The Felis catus isolate Fca126 chromosome B2, F.catus_Fca126_mat1.0, whole genome shotgun sequence region ATGTTTCAGCTAATTGTGACCCCAGAAAATGGTAGACCACAGCAGCGCTCCCTTTTCCCctttagtgatttatttttgttagtgtcaccatttaacttcttttaaaaatctcctttttatttttgcttttgttccctctCCCTATAGTCATTTGCAAGGACTACTGGACCTACCTTTAGAATATATCCCAGTCTGACTACTTCTTACCTCCTAGGAATACCTGCTGTATTCCTAGTTCAAGTGAATATTTAACAAATGATGGCACCAATAAGTAAGATGAGTAAGTCTAGCGAAAAAGCATCATCAGAGGTTAAATTAAGAATTCCCCTGAATTTTATATCCTCTTGGACGTCTAAGTGGAGTTCTTAACTATATCGATGAATGGAGCCTTAGTCCAGAACTGCAGTCATCAGTCTGTTGGTGGTGTGGAAAGTCAGGGGAGATATGTGGTCATTAAGGAGTGATGAGGAATAAGGACTAAACCCTGGGCACTCCTCAATTTGGAACCTATGCAGAAGAGGAGGAGCTAAAGAGAAGGCTGACAAGGGACAACCAATGAGATAGGAAGAAACCAGGAGAGGTGTGACATCTGACAGTgttgcaggaaggagggaaatattTCACAGGCCCAGTGCTGCTGGGAGGTTGCCTGAGTTGAGCACTGAGAAATGGTTTGGTAAAATGGAGATTAGTAAGTGACATTGAAAGAGCCATTTTGATGGAATGCTGAGGATGAAAACCTGATTGGGGTGTGTcatgggagaagaggaggagatagGGGTTATGCACAATTGTTTGGTGATATTTTATCAAAACAGGAAGCAGAGCTATGGCTCTGTATTTGAAGGGAGATTTGGGTCAAGGAAGATTGTATATGTTTAAGCTTAGAAATTGTACACATATGTCTGCTGAAGGGAATGATCCAGAAGAGTGAGAAATTTTGATGATGTAGGGAATAGGAACAATATATTAAGGAACAAAATCCTTGACTGGGCAGGTGAGAGGGGAAAGGGTAGAGATTCCAAAAGGAGCAGAAGCTGGAGGAACAAAGACAGATGCTTGCAGGTTGGTACATTTAGAGGTTGGAGGATGCAGTCATTCTCATAATAATCTGGAGAAATAGGTAGGGCATGAGTCATTATCTTTGTTTCACAGATAATAAAACTAAGATTCAGTTAAGTGGTTTGCTTAAGGCCTCACAAATGAGTAACAGAATTAAGACAGCCCAAGTCTTGGGCTGTTGACATTATACCCAGGTTTCTATAATGCTCTTTCACTTTTAGTGGAGCTGGAATGGATTCATGCCTAGTTAGTTGGACTTGCATCCCAGAGCCTGGAATTCCACATCCTGTGCTGTCACTGAGCTCGAGGGCCTTGTTGAACTTCTCTAAGGCTGGGTTACCTTGTTTCTAAGAGGGAAACACTAATATCTGCCATCCAGGTGTGttgtaaaaatcaaatgaaataatacacatGTAAGTGCTTTGTAAATGGGAAAAGTGCTTTCTGTACAAATGTAAGATGATGATTCATATGGTTGTAGCTCAAGCTAAATAGATTCAGAAACTTGCTAGGCAGAGCTATTTTGAACGTGTGGCAAGGACCAGAATTTAAGCTTTTCCTTGCTTATGTAACATGACAGAGTAGCTAATGTTAAACATCAGAGGATTTGGTGTTAAAGTAAGTATCTCTATACTTGTAGTAATAGTGAGAATCACACCACTtgaaaaatgtgtgaaaattGCTTGGAGGATGCTAATCTGTCAAtacagatgggggtgggggatgatgaGAAAGGGATTTGGGAGGTGAAGCTCTTAATGAATATTCAGACCTAAACATTGTCTTCTGTTTCATTATTGTTATCTGTCTTATTGTCCTGGATGACATGGGACACAAAGCACTTTCTTAATGCATTATAACAATACATATAGTTAGAGAATTTAAATCCATTATATTGACCTGtatcttaaacttttaaaatcattatggTGGTGAGAATTTTTATAAGTTAAATAGTATGGATGAACTACCACACATAAGTTACTACAATCCGAAGTTCATTCCATTTGAGAGCTTTTACtgctttgtgtatatatattataaatttgcTGATTTATGTCACATAGTGTTATCACTGGATTAACAGATTATTCATGCCTTTGTATACTTGTTATGGTGCAATAGAGGATGGAGTTTAGAAAGCTATTTAGGTTGTTTTAAAAATCCCCTTTCCCTTTCATGAGTATTATTTGCCTTTAAGTTCAGCTAAATGTTGCAAATCAATGATAATTTTCTttgtagaatttattttcttaacagttttttaatattatgtattcaaaaataattttggtcATAGAATCACTTGTGTAACCTCTGGTAAGGTAAATGTcttaaattcattttgagttcTATTTCTAATGAGTATTAATCTAGAACATTTGGCCTCCATAGGCTTTTGGTGAATAGTATCGTTTTTTATTCAGTAAAACATTTTAGGACAAATGTTATTGGGTTCAAATCGGGCAAATAGAATGCCAACAAATGTTGCTAGTAGGCATCATTAAAAGCAAATGTATAATATTGTCATTATTCTGAACAGCTCGACACTTTTCAGGCTTTCCTTATGGATGTTCATTATTTTAGGTGTTCTAGAAATTTCTCAGTGAAATTATTGCGCTTCAacatgtaaatggaattttacttttcattttagggTGGTGATTCCACTGAAGCAGCTGCCAAACCAAAGAGAAGCTTTTATGCTGCGAGGGATTTGTACAAATACCGACATCAGTACCCAGTAAGAGTATAGAATGTTTTTTCTACAGTGTAAAATATTTCCCTTCCgtttttgttattttgtggtGCTAGTGAGCAAACATGCAAGAAGGGTCCTTGTGCCTTTTTTATATGTCCATATGCTGGAgattgatgtatttttttcctttagcagaACTTCAAAGATATCCGATATCAAAATGACTTGAGCAATCTTCgtttttataagaataaaattcCTTTTAAGCCAGATGGTGAGTAATCTGCTACCTTGGTAAAAAGCAAATGTTACATAATAACATACACCTAGTTATTCTTTGTTTATTCTGTGGTCAGTACATTCTTAATGCATTTGTTCATTGGTTGGATTTACTTTGCTATGTAGTCTAAGGTGTCCCCAAATCCCTAGACCCTAGACTTGTGAACTTCCACTTGGCAAATTCTAGAGGAATAACTGTGGATTAGCAATACTTTCCCACCATTTGTTCACAGGGGCTATTGTCTTAAAGGTAGTGGGGGCCACTTttgtgagagggaaagagatgaaatttatagaatcataaaatactaGATTATTAAGAAACCTTAGAGGAGATCAGATTaatcttccttattttattttattttattttattttattttattttatttattttatttttttaatcttccttattttaaagatgaggtcACTGGGTCTTAAAGCTTGAATGACTGACTTGTCTGGTCACTCGATTATAGGGTTGGGTCTAGGATCCACAGTTCGGTATTTTTTTTACTATGCCATAGCCCCAAATTATTTAGAACATAATTGAAAAGTAATATTTGTATTAGAATGATCTTTCCTGTTGATTTTTAGATTCAGGGGTCAGGGGGTCCTGGCAGTCTCAGTTCACTGTTCCAATATCCTGGGAAGGGAACTACAGAGACACTACATCTCCATTCAACCCTGCCAAATAAACTGCCTCCTCCTTCACAATTCTACAATTACCCTTGTAAGATCTTTTCTAAGATTCTCCCCCTATAGGGAGAGGATGCATCCACTATGGTAATATGCATATTTCACCAAAGTACCATGCTGTGGTTCATGATGGACATCCTAATTTTATCCAGGTCAAACCAGCAAAGTTGGCTTTTCTCCTTGCCCTTATCTCTGTGAAGTGACCAGATGGCCCTGGCTTCTGCTCTTTGCTCTTAGTGGAATCTGAGCCAAATCCGCAGCCAAGTGAGTCAGGGAATGAGGGTCATAGATTGCAAAGCTTTCCAAGTAGCCGGACTGTGTATTCTTTGGTGAACAAACTGGAGGAAGGCTGTCTGAAGGGTGGATGGCATGTTGGGAGGAGGAATTCCCTGTACTGTGCACTGAGAGATGCACCAGTTAGGAGTTAGGACTTAAGAACATTGCTCCATTGGCCAAATCCACTggtctttaattaatttaatgttaattaaagCGTCCCAAAAGTTTGCTCAGACTTGGGAGGAAACCTCTGGATAAAAGTGTTCTGTTGTATTTACTAATGATAAAAACACactgttttatttactaattgaaataatattaattaaattattaggGTTTTTTAGGACCTGGGGCAAGAAAACCTTCAGAAGAAATGCAATGATTGTTAATTTGACTCTgatttgaatttaataaaattcaccTAAAGTAATGccttcaaatattaaaaacattgaaCATGAGAGTacttaactgaattatttttgtatttctagtagtgaatttatttttgaggtagtaatttaaagtaataaattcaaacactgttattaattttttgtaatttttatcacaaaacttattttgaaatcatgTAAGGTTGGTGGGAGTCAGGAGTTTATCTAAGGTCGCATAAAATGTGTTCtagtttattatataaattacacCAACTCACACCATTTCCTATTGTGTGGGTGTAtccatgcacatacacatacacttgCCAATAAGCGTAAGCCTACAGTGATGTATTTTACTTGTGTAAGTAGGTGGAGGGGTAGTTGGAAGGGAGATTATGGAGGTAAATAGTTTTAAATTGCTGATAAAGCCAATAGCATGATTCAAAAACAACTTTTTACTCAGCCTTCCAAGAGTAGGCCTCAACTATAAACTGGTGATCTCTGGAGGAAACAAGAATGAGATGAGTtatatttagagaaatattttgtgtttttttttttttccttaaaattgatTAACTGGCCACATAGTCAATTGTGAGGACATAGACAGAATTTGAGAAGCAGGAGGATTTtgttatacagttgacccttgagcagtATAGGGGTTATGGGTGCCAACCCCTGTGCCGTCAAATATCcgtgtgtaacttttgactccccaaaattTAACTgctgatagcctactgttgactttAAGCCTTACCAATAGCATAAACACTTGATTAATGCATATTTTGTTATGTgatatgcattatatactgtattcttacaatacagttcaaacccatgttgttcagggTCAACTGTAATAAGTTCTTATGAGGAAACAATAAAATGTGGTGAAGAGGACTTACTTTTTGGAAACAGAAAGACCTGTGTTCTATTCCTACATTTACTCTTTTGTTAGTGTGTGACTTTGAACGATTCACATAATGTCCTCAttagtaaaatggggataatagtactGGTTTGGGAGAGTTCTGTGAAGAGTAAGCTGGATGATGTATACTGTATGTAACTTGGgtcctttttcttccatttttccttcttcccttctcttttctctcacctttcttttattcctttttttttttttcctggcctacattcctttttttttttttttttttttgcctacattCCATTTTGATCCCATCTTGTATTTAAAGAACTATATGACCATCTagggcaggggttggcaaactttttctgtacaaggccaggtagtaaatattttcaggtttGTGGGCCATTAGTCTttattgcaactactcaactctactATTGtagtgtaaaatatataaatgtgaatgtgcatggctgtgttccaataaaactttattaaacagATGGCAGACTGTACTTTGTCAGCCTCTGCTTTAGAGTAACACTAATAGACTTTCTGTGATTTGTGGtgccactgattttttaaaaattaggcttATTACATAACTGAGCATATGGcataaggtatttttcttttgaaagcatTATTTTTGTGGGggtccttggtggctcagtcagttaagcatctgactctggattttggctcaggtcatgatctcacagttcctgggatgccccacattgagctctgtgctgacagagcaaagcctgcttgggattctctctctccctctttctgtccctcccccacttgcactgtctttctgaaaataaataaataaacattttttaaaaacaatattttcacaTGCTATAATTACATTTCAGAGGTTTTAATATAAAGattgattaaatattaaaatgtcatcaACAGTGTCTTAAATGTCTGGctcattttctaaatgtttactgTCTAGGTGTTTACATTGAAGAAGTTCTAAATAAGTGGAAAGGAGATTATGAAAAGCTGGAGCACAACCACACTTACATTCAATGGTCAGTTACATTTATGTGTCTTGAACCATGTCCTATTTAATCGTGTATGTTTTTCAGATAgcattaatataataatattatttttctaaaaaataggCTTTTCCCCCTGAGAGAACAAGGCTTGAATTTTTATGCTAAAGAATTAACTACATATGAAATTGAGGTAATGCaagctcatttcattttatatgcgATGACCAAATAATATTGCTATTTTATTGTCCTGGTAACTATTGAATCATTTCAGCtgacttttttctcccccttaggAATTCAAAAAAACGAAAGAAGCAATTAAAAGATTCCTCCTGGCTTATAAGATGATGTTAGAATTTTTTGGAATAAAACTGGTTGATAAAACTGGAAATGTTGCTCGTGCTGTTAACTGGCAGGAAAGATTTCAGCATCTGAATGAGTAAGTAAAGCCCCAGCGGCACACCAGGGGCCAGCATGTTATCTTTTCTTGGTTAGAATTCTCCGTGGAACATAGGAACAGCTAACTAGTAGATGGACCCAGGAATCTGAATTCAAAAGCTAGTCTGAAATGCATTTTATTCCTTGTCCCATCTAAAGCACAACAAAATAGCTATAAGAAAGAGTGAAATTCCAGGTAGAAATAAGGCCATTCTGCTTCACAGCTGTTTCTTCCTGAAACCTCTCTACTGCCCAAAGCCAAGTGtggcctctctccctctttatagCATGTATCTTGGCATTTGTACTTATTTTGTGTATGCATTTTTCCAGCTCCCCTCGGCTAGGCTGTGAGCTTCTTGTGGCACAGTCTGTTCCTCAAGCATGGTACCTTCTTAGACTAAATCTATAAATGAAGCCCATgacataaaatatcattttataagaAGGAAATGGGCTTGTACGTTtctaaaaaagggggaaaattaGAATCGTCATTATTTAAGTAGAAACAAAAGCCCATTTTTGCTTAATAAATCCTAAAATCTGTGAAGAGAATTTTAACATAGTTTATTTGGAATTgatttgctggttttttttttttttttttttttgcctggataTTTATAACTTTCATTAATACTTATACccagagtttatttttcttagtattttctttgtatgcaaactgaatttctttcattttaattataggGTGGCTTATGAATGCTGGACCATAAAACCAGCagctttaaagcattttttttaagcacattaTAATTAGCCGAACTGGGCAAgtactaagaggaaaaaaaaaaaaaagctaacctaagaaatttttctttgctgaaaaCAGTTTTGAGCATCAATTAACtgaattttttggtgtttttctaGAACTTTCATCTTGCTTTGCTAAAATGAGTATAAGTATTAATGTTtaagctttctttttactttattagtTACAATCAACACTATTAAAATGGTAGCTTGTACTAAAACACTGAAGATATGGGCGTAAAGCTTTATGATCCTGACTAGAAGACCCATTAACTCATAACTCAAGTTAAATTTGATATATATAGGGCACTTATAGCAGAAGTATATTATGCCTCTGCCTAAGCAATGCCGGTCGCTGTCTTTGCACAGAATTTCTAAGCACTTAATGTCCCACTGTCAATGAAAGCTGTATGCAAATAGCCTATTGACATGTAGGATggtaaacttttattttagagaatctCCATCCCCAACTTGTTACTTTTGGTTGGAATAGAAATCTTGTTTAGTAactgtttgttgagtgaataaacactgaagaaaataacatttgcCAGCTTAAATCCTCCTTGGGGTTTTATTTTCAGATCCTCTAACTGACAGTTGGAAACAGAACCCTTCTGaaggttttaattaaaatgatctcCTGGCTTTGGTCAGGGGAAAGGAGCCTGAATTAACTGTCATATTCCCTTTGCCTCATTCagatccttttctttctgccaccCACTGTCTCTCGTTTTTCTTTCCCTGGGTGTTGCACAGagcttttatttgtgttttaatctgTATGACATCTTGAGTTTTTTAGAGTAGGCAGGAAACTCAATATATTTATAGTAGCCCAGCGGAccaaaaaaaaactgaatgaaagtgaaatgaaataatgttcaGTGAACAAGTGACCATGACtaaaagaagtgaaatatttttgaacatgAGAATACAAACATATAGACCAACCACTAAGCtgtatttccagttttatttgtaatcatCTTAGATTACTGAGCCATATTTTAGACCCTGGAATTGCTTCTAACTTTTATCTCCTGTCTCCTGGTTCTTGCGTTTTGTGTATTCTCTCTTCACCTACCTAGTCTTCCTGACTTTTTCAGGGCAATTTACTGCCCTTCTGTTGGGAAGCCCAGCTTCTCCCTTTTATCTGCTTTGCAACCCCAGAGGCTGCTTACAATATTGGGTGGGTTTCAGCTGgtgtcctctcttcctttttgtcttcatttgcgaaatttatttcaaatcatACTGACACACTCAATTTCTTTCTTGTACAATTTTGTTCCATAGTTCTGATTTTCATTCTCTTGAACTCAGTGTAAATATTGGGTTGTTGTGTACATATTTTatgtaatgtaaatattttaaattgaagagTGCATAGATACAGATAAATGTGTACAGAAATTTTATCTTGGTCATTCGTCTTCGACTGGATGTTTGCAATTGAGCTGGTTGCAAACATAGACAATTTTGTTGGATCATATAACTCATCTTTGggattttttagaaaaatgttcccTCGCTTTGCCATGTATCTCTTTTTCATAGATTTATGAAGCAGATGTTGCTTAAGGTTTTGGAGAGTATATACCCCATACTAACCTAACACTAAGTCATCTCTGCTATTAATGGCAGATTGTCTTAACCTCATTCAAATTTGTGTTGTCTCAGAAGACTCTTAACTTCTccactattaaaaaatatagattcatGAGGCTGAAATATATCTCTGCTGTGTTTTACCTTTTGGCCTCAAAGAGTTGAATATTAAGATAATACTTTTGTAGGAAACATCCAGAAGAATGGGGATGATAAAAACTGCCAGACTTGTCTTTTTCAGTGTTTATCTATCCTGACTcattaagaattttgttttgtccagacaaactttattattaaaatgtaaggCTATAGAACCACCCCCCTTTTGTCCCTCAAGTAATTTAACATCCTTCTTCACCCTTCCCAAATAATTAGCTAGTTATTTATAAGCGAAATGCTGTAAGTACTTCTGGAAACCAAAGCAGGTATATGCATTGCTTGTATAAAGTTCAATGTCTGATGTATAAAACAGATTTTAGGAAGTTAGAAATAAGTGGTTGTTATGGTTGCGTGTCAAtattgggtaaataaatacctGAGCTGCTGATGGCACATGATTAATATGTGTAGCTGAAGATTCTTTTAGGATGTGGCCAGGTATTTGTAAATGAGGCAACTATTGGCCCAGTGATGTAGTGTAGGTATATTATGAATTGTGATAGATAAGCTTGAAAAGCATTCATCTGATAACGGCCTTAGTTTGAGGACAGAGAAGAAGTTTGTGCGATTTGGGGAAAAAGGCATCTTGGGAGTCTATGCCATtagaagcaaaatttaaaattctccgggaaaaagaaggagagagaaggcatgGATGGAAGACAATTAGGTAATTAAGTGGGGATAGGTACATATATGATGGTCCTTAGTACCGTCCTTAGTACCAGatttaaataatagcaataatattgattttaaatagtatctaacattttttaagttctacATGCCCTGAACATGTCTCaactcattttattcttctaaaagTCCATTGAAATGTTGGCCATTTCCCCTACTTTACAGGTGAGCATATTGAATCAGAAGAAGATACCATAATTTCTTATAGCTGTATGTGGCAGAGCCATGGTATAAACTCCAggtctgacttcagagcccatGCTGTTAACTGTGTTCTGCTAAATAAGTCAGTTTTGCAGCCTTTGTCAGAATTGTTCCAGTAAAGTAGAGTGGATTTTGTTGCTTACCTTATGACTTGGCCAGTGTGGTGGATTTTGCTGACACTCTAAATCATACCTTCAGCTGATAGCTGATGTTGCATTCATGTTTGGGACTAGTTACCTGTGGTGGGCACGGTACAGCAGGCGTCGTTGCAAATAAATGCTCTAGTAGATCACATCCTCAGTGTATTTAACATTAAACAACAATTCAACATGAGTGGGAATAAATTTTAGACCTAAATATCTCTCAAATATGAAGAACTGAAGAAACAGGAGgaatttatatttcacatttgaaTTTCACATAGATTGGCATTACACTGAGGTATAAGAGTTTAATAACTTCTAATTTATCCTTCTTATGGTGTCTAATATGACTTTCACTAAAATTGTAATGCATATTTCCATGGCTTACAGttccattaaaaatgatttttctaatactttttatTCCCCTACTTTCCCTCACCTGATTTCCCCGCTACATTTTTTGTTCAATCCTCTCTTCCAGGTCCCAGCACAACTATTTACGAATCACTCGTATTCTCAAAAGCCTTGGTGAGCTTGGATATGAAAGTTTTAAATCTCCTCTTGTAAAATTTATTCTTCATGAAGCTCTTGTAGAAAACACTATTCCCAATATTAAACAGAGTGCTCTGGAGTATTTTGTTTATACAAttagagacaggagagagaggagaaagctcCTACGGTTTGCCCAGAAACATTACACGCCTTCAGAGAATTTT contains the following coding sequences:
- the OGFRL1 gene encoding opioid growth factor receptor-like protein 1 isoform X2 → MGNLLGGVSFREPTTVEDCDSTWQTDSEPEPEEPGPGGGGGGEGPGQEPEQPAQPPERAGGRPRASPAPDGDAEAAGAEQGGDSTEAAAKPKRSFYAARDLYKYRHQYPNFKDIRYQNDLSNLRFYKNKIPFKPDGVYIEEVLNKWKGDYEKLEHNHTYIQWLFPLREQGLNFYAKELTTYEIEEFKKTKEAIKRFLLAYKMMLEFFGIKLVDKTGNVARAVNWQERFQHLNESQHNYLRITRILKSLGELGYESFKSPLVKFILHEALVENTIPNIKQSALEYFVYTIRDRRERRKLLRFAQKHYTPSENFIWGPPRKEQSEGSKAQKMPAPPTSGHISQTSMHKKSKDSKNSSSAIHLNSKTAEEKKAAPGGAGEEADRPSTEPSSEATKSKTEDGNAENSNSQLEKAVSHPTERKEIAVPPEKDEEGENHNKDCENPGNTGSPDDVPLQ
- the OGFRL1 gene encoding opioid growth factor receptor-like protein 1 isoform X1; this encodes MGNLLGGVSFREPTTVEDCDSTWQTDSEPEPEEPGPGGGGGGEGPGQEPEQPAQPPERAGGRPRASPAPDGDAEAAGAEQGGDSTEAAAKPKRSFYAARDLYKYRHQYPQNFKDIRYQNDLSNLRFYKNKIPFKPDGVYIEEVLNKWKGDYEKLEHNHTYIQWLFPLREQGLNFYAKELTTYEIEEFKKTKEAIKRFLLAYKMMLEFFGIKLVDKTGNVARAVNWQERFQHLNESQHNYLRITRILKSLGELGYESFKSPLVKFILHEALVENTIPNIKQSALEYFVYTIRDRRERRKLLRFAQKHYTPSENFIWGPPRKEQSEGSKAQKMPAPPTSGHISQTSMHKKSKDSKNSSSAIHLNSKTAEEKKAAPGGAGEEADRPSTEPSSEATKSKTEDGNAENSNSQLEKAVSHPTERKEIAVPPEKDEEGENHNKDCENPGNTGSPDDVPLQ